The Methanoregula sp. UBA64 genome contains the following window.
AGACTGTCTGCGGAAACCAGCCAGCCGTCGGCCGGCACCGCATCGCCGGCTTCGAGGAGGACGAGATCGCCGACCACGAGATCCTTTGCCTGCACGGCTGCCGGGTTTTTGTCGCGGACTACCTTAATGGCCATCTCGTCGCGATGGGCATTGAGGACATCGAACTCGCGGCTGCTCCGGTATTCGTTGTAGAACGAGATGCCGGTGGCAAGGAGGATCGCAACAATGATCCCTACGGTATCCAGAAGACCGCTCCCTTCGAGCAGCGAGACGATAGCGGAGATTGCAACGGCGAAGATAAGGATCCTGATGATGGGGTCGTTGAAATTTTCCAGGTACTGTTTCCAGGCAGGTTCCCGGGGCGGGGGCGTCATGACGTTAACGCCGTATTTTTCCCTGCTCTGCTCTACCTGAAGGGAGGAAAGCCCCGATTCTCCCCCGGAAAATTCACGGATCTCTTCGCGCGACAGCATGGTTTGGGTCTCTTTATGGCAGGGCCGGAAGTCCTGCCTGGTGCGAAAGAAGGTATTGGCGTTTGGGGAGTATTAATCTCCGCTCAACACGGAGGTGCGGGCCTAATAGCCCGTGGCGTAGTACCAGCCGTTCTCGCTGACTACGTGGATTGGGACGGAGAAGAGGCGCCCGATGGCGGCATCGGTAAGCATCTCCTCTTTTGGCCCGTCCCCGCAGATCCGCCCGTTTTTGACCATTACGACCCGGGCGATCTCCGGGATGATGTCGTGGAGGTTGTGCGTGACGAGGATAATAGAGGTGCCGGACTGTGCAATTTTCCTCAGGATCTCGCGGAACGCATGGAGGGCTTCGAGGTCGAGGCTGTTCGTGGGTTCGTCGAGGATAAGCGTTGCGGGAGAAAAGACGAGCGCCCGCCCGATCAAAAACCGCCGCGCCTCCCCCGAGGACATGGCGTTCAACGGGCGGTCAGCCAGCCGTTCGACTGAGAGAAAATGCATGATCTCGTCCGTTTTCTTCTCCATCTCCGGGGTCACGACATGGTTGAAGAGGCCGATGCTCGAAAAGAACCCGGAGAGGATCACTTCGCGGCCGGTGATCGTCCGGGTGAAGGTGTACTGGAGGTCGTTTGATACGATCCCGATGGTCGATTTGAGGGAGAAGACGTCCCATGTCTCCTCCCCGTGGACCTTGAACGTTACCGGTTGGTCAGAGACAACCGGGTAGTATTCCCGGGTGATGGCTTTTATAAGGGACGATTTCCCGGCACCGTTTGGCCCGAGGATGGCGATGTTCTCCCCTTCTTTTATGGCAAGGGAAACATTGTCGAGGACCCGGTTCTCTCCCTTGATGACGGTAACGTTTGCAAATTCGATGAGGCAGGGTGCGGACTTGTTATTTGGGGCGGCGCGAACTGGCATGGAGGTCACACAGGGTACTGGTGGTTTACACTGTTTTTTCTGCCGGCAGATATCAGTTCCTGAAAAACCGACCGGTTCACCTGCCGGGCAGGTACGGGAAACGGAGAGATCGCGGGGCAGAACAATTAAAAAAAACGCCCGCCCCTACCCTTCATCATGACCGGTCACCCTTACCATTAAAAAAAACAGTCGCCCCCCTCCCCCCTGCCATCCACACCGCAGAAAAAAAGATCGGACCGATCATTTTCAAAAATGGCCAGGGCGGGCTGTTACATTCCAGTTCCGCAACATGTGTTTCCACTGGAGGTCCAGACGAGAGGTGTGGTCGCCCCGACCGTACTCGATCCATGGTCGGACCGACCGATCGTATACAGTGGTCGGGGCGACCATGGATCCACGCGGATTTGAGATCACCCCCACCCCCCCCTACCGGGTACTCAACAGAAAAACCGGCCGGACCGATCGCTCTCCATGATCGGTCGCCCCGGCCCCATTGTTCAAGCGGGCGGAGGACCCGGATTAAAAAAAGTCGAGGCTTACCCGCAAGACAGGGCCGATCCCGAGAGAAGGCTCCTGTGGCACGATCCATAAGGATATTGTGCCGGGAACCTATCGTCTCTTATGACTGATATCGTCCCGATCCCGGGAGGTGCCGGCCGGGAGTTCATGGAACGGACAAAGTACCGGTATCTTGGCCGGTCCGACCAGGAAAACGGACTGCCCCAGCCGCCCCTCGAACTCCCCGCGGACCCGGCCCTGCCGGTCATCGACCTCGTTCCCCCGGAAAAGATTCGCGTCCCGCCGCTCGATCTCCGGACTGCGATCGAGCGCCGCCACAGTGTCCGGTCGTACGAACGGGAGACCCTCTCGCTTGAAGAATTATCGTATCTGCTCTGGTGCACGCAGGGAGTAACGCATGTCCACGGGACGCAGGCGACATTCCGGACCGTTCCCTCGGCCGGGGCGCGGCATGCCTTCGAGACATACGTGCTCGCCAATGACGTTGAGGGTCTCGAACCCGGTCTCTACCGCTACCTCGCCCTTTCCCACCGGCTCTCCCGGGGAAAGGCAGATCCGGCACTCCATGCCGCTGTTTCCCATGCCTGCTTCGACCAGACCTTTGTCATGCGGTGCAATGCCGTATTTCTCTGGACTGCGGTCCCGTACCGGATGACATGGCGGTACGGCGAGCGCGGGTACCGCGACCTGCACCTCGATGCCGGCCATGTCTGCCAGAACCTGTACCTTGCCGCGGAAGCGGTTGGCTGCGGGGTATGCGCCATTGCCGCGTTCGATGACGATGCCATGGCAGGAATCCTCGGGATTGACGGGACAAACCAGTTCCTGATCTACCTTGCAACGGTCGGGAAGTGCGGGGAGGACCGTACCTGAAACCGGGGGTTTAGGTCCAGGAAAAGGGAATCTGTGGCCGCTCCGGCTCAACAACGGATATGGCGCAGGTCAGAGCGCGATCGTATACGAACGTCCGCCGGGAACACCTTCTGCCTCCAGGTGCCCGCCCGAGCGCTCGCAGAGCCGGGTAAAGAAACCCCTGACGTTTTTTGCATCCCTGGCACCCGCCATCCTTCCGGTACCGGCGATCTTCAGCACGGTACGGGCAGTCCCGTCCCCCAAAACCGAGACCGCAATCGTTTCCGCACCGGTGCCCACCAGGTCCTCGAAGAGATAGATCAGGAGGTCGGAGAAGAGGTCGCGGTCGATACGTGCCCGGGGATCGCCCGTACCGCGTTCGAAGGACACCCTGACGTCGTCGAAGAGCGGGCGGGTGCCCAGTCGCGCCACGAGCAGCCGGCAGAATGCCTCGGCATCGTCGGTCGAGGCAAGGATGTCGTCATCGGAACAGGACGGGCCGGTAAGGCCGATGATAACCGATTCGATAAGCGGGCACAGTTCGCAGGTCTCACGGTCCTGCGGGGGCGTAAACCCCCGGAGCATCGACGAGTACGACGAGAGCAGCCGTTCTGCCCGGCGCACCAGGGAGATATCGACGATCTTTGCGAGCTCGTCCTTCATAAACGACCGTTCGAGTTTCCCTATCACCTGCCCGGCCTTGAGCGCCAGGTGGATCGAGACATAGTCCTGTGCATGGTGGGCATCGGCAAAATCCTGGAAACTCGCGAGGAGGTTGTCGAGTTCCTTTGCATCGATCAGTGTGCCGGCCTGTGCGGCCAGGTCTGTCTCGCCCAGCTCGTCCATGACATGCGCAACATAGTAGAGCCGGCCTGCAAGGATGGTAAAAAGCTCGTTTATCTCTTCCATGCAGTCCTCGGCGAACCGTGCCGTCTCCTCCGCCCGCTCACGGTTGAGTTCGGCAATACCGGTCAGGGCCCGTGCATCGGTAAGGACGCCTTCGAGCATGGTGCATGCCTGTGCGGAGGAGATGATCCTGCCGTGGCCCGGGCAGACCATATCCACCTCCCCGCTTTGTAAGATCCCAAGCATCCGATCGAGCGATCCGATCAGCGCATCCTGGTCCCAGCCGTGCAGCCCGGCAACGCCGGGGTTTGCGGCAAAGAGGAGGTCGCCGATAAAGAGTACCTTCCCGATCCGGATACAGGTGCTGTCCGGGCTGTGGCCGGGCGTATGGTACAGCTCCACCCGTGTCCCCCGGGGGAGAGCGAGCACCTCGCGTTTCAGGATTAGCCCGGACTGTCGGGGGACATCCTCGCGGGAGAGGGTGGCCGTGACCCCGCAGGGAAGCACAAACTCCCGCGGGGATTTCCCCTCCGTATTTTCCCCCTCTGCAAAGAGACGGATACCGACAGGCAGCGGTGTAAAGTCCCGGCCAAGGACTTCTGCCTGAGTCAGTGCAGTATCATGCGTCCCGATGGCCCGTGCCCCGATCTCCTGTACTGCGAGGATCACGCGACCGGTATCGAGGAACAGGGGATGTTCCTGCAGCGCGGTGAAGTGATCGACATGGGCGTGGGTCAGGAGCACGACGAGGGGAAGATCGCCCGCTGCGAGACAGGGGGCGATCTCTGCGATAAGAAGTTCTGCCTGCGAAGCGAGTCCGCCGGGATCGATAAGGAGCAGGCAGTCCGGCGTCCGTATCAGGTAAGCGTTGGAAGAGATCACATCGGCCTTGCGGATCTCGGGAAAGATTGAGAACCCCGGCAGATCCGGGAACGGCTGCCAGGTCCGGGACGACAGCAGCCCGCTGCCGTTACCAGCCGGCAAGTGCCTCCTCGGGGGAAGCATAGATGGAAAAGATCGAGGTGAATCCTGCCAGTTTCATGACTTTCTGCACCTCGGGGGAAAGCCGGCAGAGCGCATACCTGTCGCCATCGTTACGCAGTTTCTTCGCGGTTGCAAGAAGGACCCGGAGGCCGCCGCTGGAGATATAGGATACCCCTTCGAAATCGAGGAGCAGTTTACGGTTGCCTTTTTCAATAAGGCCGTTGATGGCGGACTCTAAGTCCCCCGCCGTTACGGTATCGACACGTCCGCAAACGGCGAGCACCGAGGCCACGCCCTGTGCAGTTATGGTAATCTCCATTTCCTGTCCTCTAAACGACTAAAATTATGGTATTAGATTCGTTAAAGTATCGTACACAACCCGTGATAATCTTTCTCCTATTGGAAGATACTGACTTGTTTATGTACGAGGGAATGCAAACCATAGCTGATAGCATTCCGGTGGAAAACCATGACTGTGCCGCCTGATATCGTCATCCCCTCTCACCTCGAGGAGATCCCGAGAATTTCCGCGGAACTGGAGCAGTGTATGCAATCCATGGGGTTCTCCGACGACCAGATCCTCGACCTCCAGCTGGCAGTAGAAGAAGCGATCACCAACGTGATCAAGCACGGGTATGAGGAAACCCCGGGCACTATTACCATTCGGTGCACACGGGGTGACGACGAGATCGCGATCGAGATCAGCGACAGTGCCCCGGCATTCGACCCGCTCAGTGTCCCCGAACCCGATACCTCGGCGGATATCGACCAGCGCGGGATTGGCGGGCTGGGTATCTTTTTGATCCGACGGGTAACCGACAGCGCAACCTACCGGTACGAACAGGGGAAAAATATCCTCACCCTGACGAAAAAGAAGTCTTTGCAGGGAAGGGTACCCGGATAATCCCTGATAAAAAAAGAATTATTGTTCCTTTACGATATCCTGGATATAGGCAACGCCGATCTTTGCCCGTTTGAGCCGGGTGCTGTCGAGAAGGTGGCGCATATCGACAAACGTCCCCTCGCTCACGATTTTTTTGACCTGGGAATTGAGGTCAAGGGTCGGGTTATAGGGGATACCCCGGAAGACCACGCCGTGGTTATGGAGCGCTATTGCCTTTTTGGACTCGCCGTTTGCCGAACAGATATCGGCAATACGTTCGGCAGGGTAGCCGGACGCCGCCTTTGCGAGATCGATCCCGAAGCCGAAGCTGACAAGGGTGTCTCCCTTGTAGGACATGCCGGTATCCGATGCCATCCAGATCCCGGCCTGGGCCGGGTCCATGATGGACGCCCCGTCGGGGAGGCCGGATCCGGCAACCGGTGCTTTCTTGATCCCGGAACTTGCAAGCCCCGAGAGCACACCCCAGATCGCCACGGCAACGATCCCCTTGTAACTCCTGACCCGTTCCGATGCACCGGAGAGGATCATGCGGTAGATATCCGCGACCGACACGCCCTCCGGCTTCTGTGTGTCGAGCGTGAGGTATTCGTTAAAGGGGCCGTCCAACGTCACGTTGAATCCCGTATAGACCGGTACATCTGCATCGGCATCGAGCGGGGTCATAAAGTCCGGCGTATTGTTTCCGTCGGTGGGAAGCCAGACCATCGAACCGTACAGGGTGATCATCTCGCCAAGGAGCGAGCCCGCTTCGTTCTTGTCGGCGCCGAGCGCCCCAAGGCCGAGCGAGTACGTGATCTCGGAGAACTTCCGGGTCTTGATATCGTCGTTTGTGAGCCGGGCATGGAGGAGTTTGTTTAAGTCCCCGGTAACGCGGAGGACCGGGGGTGCGGTCATCCAGCCGGGTTCGATGGTCAGGGAGACGCCCTCGGCTTCGATCTTCTTATAGAAGATCTCGTTAAAGAGCGTGGGATCTTTTCGTTTCTTCTTGATATCCTCTATTGCGGCATCGGTGGTGGGAAAGATCTCGAAGATCGTGGAGAACCCGGCCATGTCGAGTACTTTTTTCGGGTACTCTCCCACAGCGGAAAGGACAAACCGGCCGTTCCGCCGCTTTGTCTCTTTTTTGAGGATATTGAAGGTCCGGAGCCCCCCGCTGGAGAGGTAGGTGGATCCCGAAAGGTCGAGCACCAGATCCTTATCGTCATCGTGCAGCGCTCCCTTGATCCACTCGTCAAGCTGCTGTGCCCCGAATGCATCCAGCCGGCCGTTGATGAAAAAGACCAGCACCCCGTCTCTCCTCTCGCTCTTTGCTTCCATGATACCGGGCTCCTTTATTACCGGATAATGTGTTTACGGCAGGAGTTTTTAATGTTGGCATATGCTGGCGGAGACAAGATCTCGTTTTGCCACCGTTCACCCGGGCTGATTAAAAAAAGGGATGAAAAAGACGTATGAAAGAGTGTGGGACCCCGGGCAAAAAATTACCGGGTCGCGGTTGTGAAGATCAGGAGCAGTTTCTGGTTCTGGTCGTACAGGTACAGGTGATCGTTACGGGAGGAGAAGGATGTCGTGTTCTTTAGGTTTTCCAGATACGCGGATTCGAACTGCATGATCCCCTGCCCCGGGCAGTTCATCTTGGTGATCGTCCCCGAGCTCCGGTCAACGGTGAAGGCAGAAGCCCGGAGGGTATACTCGTACCGGTACTGGTTACAGCCGGTAAAGCCGGAGAGCCCGGTCGTGTTGCCCGGCCCGAATTCAAGGGTTGCCGTGGTGGCTGCAGTCACGGGCACAAGCGTACTGTTCCCCGTGGAATAATAGGCAAGCGTCCAGCTTGTCCCGGCAAGGCTGACCGGCACCGGGTGGTTCGCCGTTTCTATCTGGAAATACGCAATCAGGCAGATAAGGATGGCAATGAGCCCCATCACCGCCCAGAACTTCCAGCCCATCGGTTGGGGTACAGGCGGAGCTACAGGGAGGTCTTCCGTTTCGGGAGATCCCTCTTGTAAAACAGGGGGCTGCTCGTCCATACCTATATTCATCGGCTCGGGGTTTTTTAAGCATTCGTTGGATCCCCTAAAACCGGTTCTGGCAGGCATCCCTTAAGAAAGGGAACTATTTCTCAATCTCGTCGATGAGGCTCTCGACCAGCGGCCGGATGCGGGGGAGAGCTTCCGTGCTGATCTTCCAGACCACCCGGGGGCGGAGGTGTGCGTCCGCCTCCATAAACTCGGCCTTGAGCGCGGCGATCTCGTTCCAGGGCAGCAGGGCGTACTTTACCCGGACAATGGTAGGGATGCCGTGCGCTGCCTCGTCGATTCTCTGGATGCAGGATACGACCGTAGCATAGGTTGCCGGTTCCTGCACGAACTCCTCGAAGGTCTTGTCCCGGACCAGGTCTGCTACCCGGGCGCTCTCTTCGAGGATCCTGTTGAGCGGTTCGCGAAGGTTGTGTGAGGATATAGGGATCATCTCCAGGGCATGCCAGGCACCCGAAAGGTGCGCTTTTCACCGGCCTGCCTGAAAAATACCTGTTGTTTGTCTGTTCCGGGTGTATGCGGGGGCAAGGGGAAATACTTTCCCGGTACACACGCGTTCCCGGTCACTGCCGGTGGAATTTGAGAAGGGTGGCGCCGTTTGCATCGAGGAGGTCGAGTTCCGAGGGGCCGGTGTTCACCGAGGCTGCCGCTGCAAGGTTGCGGTAAAGGCTGGCTTCCTGCTGCATGAGACCGGCATCGCTGCAGGTATTGTCGGTATGGAGGGGGTAGGTGATCCGGATCCGGTCATTGTTTTTTATGAATGCCGCAACGTACCGGTTGCACCCCGAAAATCCTGTAATATTTCCGTCGCGGTTAAACTGCGCGGTGACCTCCCCGTTATTGATTGCCGGTATAAGGATCCCGGTAGCATCGCGGCAGGAGACGAGCGTCCAGTTCGGGCTTGCCTGCAGCACCTGGGGCTGGGCGGTCATGCCCTGAAAAAAGACCAGGACGACCACGATTGCAATACCGGCGAGGGCAAGGGTTAACAGTGTGGTTGTGATGCTCCGTACCTTCGGTGCTTCGGCCTCATCCATACCCGTACACTCCTTCCGGCAAGCCTATAACCGTTTCGTATGGATCTTCCCCAACGGGGGGTTTTGGGAGGTTTAATACCCGGGGATGCCCTATGGTACCTGCATGGATTCAGCAGAGATCAAGAAATGGGTCATTTTTTTCGCGGGCATCCTTGTTGCCATCATCATAGCAAACGCACTCTCGAATATCATCATGTCGTACACGGGGATCACCGGGTGGGTGGAGTTCCTCGTCAGCTTCGTGCTCTACGCGGGTCTCTTCTTTGGCATTCTCTACCTGATGGAGCGGTTCCTCGGGATCGAATTCTTCGGTTTTAACCGGCTCTGATCCTTTTTTTTTTATTTTTGACCGTTCCCGGCAGCCGGATCCTTTACGGAAGACGGCTCGTTTGCAAACCAGACCACCCGCTGGCCATAGGGCATCTCGATACCCGCTGCTTCCAGTGCATCCTTGACATTCGGGAGGATGGAGGTTGTCCGCGAGATATCGTCCTTGGTGAGCTGCCAGTTCGAGGGAAACCACGCACGGATCGAGAGGAGAACGCTGTCGGCGGTAATATCGCTGACAAAAACCGCCGGCGCAGGGTTTTCAAGGACAAACGTGTGCTTTTCGAGGAGCTGCCGGATAATGGCAATGGCCCGGTTCGTATCGTCCTGGTAGCGGATACCCACCCGGTACTCGAACCGGCGGGCAACGTTTGCATGGACGTTCGATACCGCGGTCGAATAGATCTGGTCGTTGGGGATATGGACATAGATTCCTTCGCCGGTGCGGATCCGGACCGAGAAAAGCCGGACCGCGATAACCGTACCCTCGACCCCCCCGGTGCTGATATAGTCCCCGGTTGCAAACGGGCTCTCGTACAGGAGCGCGACACCTGCTACCATGTTCGAGATCACCTTCTGGCTGGAGAGCGCGATGATCGCGATAACGCCGGCGATACAGATGAGGATGATGGTCACGCTTAAGTCAAGCAGGCCGGGAAGGGAGAGGCCGACGGCAATAATGATGAGGATGGCCCGGATAAACCCGGTCAGGATGTCCAGCTGGTCTTTTTTGAGCCGGTGGCTCATGCGCATCCGGACATGGTGGCTGATGATAAGGCCGAGGATGTACGCAATGACGATCCCGACAAAAAAGAAGAGGATGTCGCGCGGACTGACCGTTGCAAAGAGGTTTTTGTCCGAGGTAACATCGGATTCAACGCCCGTCCAGTTCGGCAGGGCAAGGCCAATGATATCAGTGATGCTCAACTCGTACCCGCCTCCATGAAACAGCCTTTTGTCGTGCTCAGCGCAAACGAGCTTGCCCGGTACAGGTCGATGGCCCGGTTCGGGCAGTCCGGCGGGGCGGCATCGGTAAACGTGGTGCGGGCAAGGTATTCCGAGAACACTTCGAGGGTTGCGGTCATTGCCACCCGGGTGCCATAGTAGAGGCACATCGAGCTGCTGTCAAAGACCGCCCGGCTCACCTTTGCATTTTCCGTCCGGCAGTTTTTCAGGGTCAGGGCCATGACACCCTCGCGGTACATGTCGACTGAGGGGATTTCCGGGTAGATGTCGCTCTTAAACCAGCGCGTGATCAGGCCTGAACTCGGCAGACCGTACAGCGAGAACTTCACGGGCACGAGCGAGAATACATCAAGCGGAGACTGCTTCCCGTTCGATTCGAGGAACACGCCGATCTCGACCGGGAATTTCACATAAACCGTCTGCTCGGCGCCGGGCGGCAGGACTACCGGGGGAAATGCAATCTCCAGGTACTGGGTGAGCGGTTCAGGGAGATTGACCGGCTCGACCGGGTAGATATGGATGGCGGAAAACGATCTGCCCAGGTACCGCTCCTCGCGGCTGCCTCGGCATTCCCGCTCGTACTTTAAGAGGCTGCCGGTATCGGAAAGCCTGATCTTGATCTCCTGGTCGTCATGGGAATAATCCAGCG
Protein-coding sequences here:
- a CDS encoding MBL fold metallo-hydrolase, whose amino-acid sequence is MPAGNGSGLLSSRTWQPFPDLPGFSIFPEIRKADVISSNAYLIRTPDCLLLIDPGGLASQAELLIAEIAPCLAAGDLPLVVLLTHAHVDHFTALQEHPLFLDTGRVILAVQEIGARAIGTHDTALTQAEVLGRDFTPLPVGIRLFAEGENTEGKSPREFVLPCGVTATLSREDVPRQSGLILKREVLALPRGTRVELYHTPGHSPDSTCIRIGKVLFIGDLLFAANPGVAGLHGWDQDALIGSLDRMLGILQSGEVDMVCPGHGRIISSAQACTMLEGVLTDARALTGIAELNRERAEETARFAEDCMEEINELFTILAGRLYYVAHVMDELGETDLAAQAGTLIDAKELDNLLASFQDFADAHHAQDYVSIHLALKAGQVIGKLERSFMKDELAKIVDISLVRRAERLLSSYSSMLRGFTPPQDRETCELCPLIESVIIGLTGPSCSDDDILASTDDAEAFCRLLVARLGTRPLFDDVRVSFERGTGDPRARIDRDLFSDLLIYLFEDLVGTGAETIAVSVLGDGTARTVLKIAGTGRMAGARDAKNVRGFFTRLCERSGGHLEAEGVPGGRSYTIAL
- a CDS encoding ABC transporter ATP-binding protein, with translation MPVRAAPNNKSAPCLIEFANVTVIKGENRVLDNVSLAIKEGENIAILGPNGAGKSSLIKAITREYYPVVSDQPVTFKVHGEETWDVFSLKSTIGIVSNDLQYTFTRTITGREVILSGFFSSIGLFNHVVTPEMEKKTDEIMHFLSVERLADRPLNAMSSGEARRFLIGRALVFSPATLILDEPTNSLDLEALHAFREILRKIAQSGTSIILVTHNLHDIIPEIARVVMVKNGRICGDGPKEEMLTDAAIGRLFSVPIHVVSENGWYYATGY
- a CDS encoding mechanosensitive ion channel family protein; translated protein: MSITDIIGLALPNWTGVESDVTSDKNLFATVSPRDILFFFVGIVIAYILGLIISHHVRMRMSHRLKKDQLDILTGFIRAILIIIAVGLSLPGLLDLSVTIILICIAGVIAIIALSSQKVISNMVAGVALLYESPFATGDYISTGGVEGTVIAVRLFSVRIRTGEGIYVHIPNDQIYSTAVSNVHANVARRFEYRVGIRYQDDTNRAIAIIRQLLEKHTFVLENPAPAVFVSDITADSVLLSIRAWFPSNWQLTKDDISRTTSILPNVKDALEAAGIEMPYGQRVVWFANEPSSVKDPAAGNGQK
- a CDS encoding ATP-binding protein — encoded protein: MTVPPDIVIPSHLEEIPRISAELEQCMQSMGFSDDQILDLQLAVEEAITNVIKHGYEETPGTITIRCTRGDDEIAIEISDSAPAFDPLSVPEPDTSADIDQRGIGGLGIFLIRRVTDSATYRYEQGKNILTLTKKKSLQGRVPG
- a CDS encoding STAS domain-containing protein gives rise to the protein MEAKSERRDGVLVFFINGRLDAFGAQQLDEWIKGALHDDDKDLVLDLSGSTYLSSGGLRTFNILKKETKRRNGRFVLSAVGEYPKKVLDMAGFSTIFEIFPTTDAAIEDIKKKRKDPTLFNEIFYKKIEAEGVSLTIEPGWMTAPPVLRVTGDLNKLLHARLTNDDIKTRKFSEITYSLGLGALGADKNEAGSLLGEMITLYGSMVWLPTDGNNTPDFMTPLDADADVPVYTGFNVTLDGPFNEYLTLDTQKPEGVSVADIYRMILSGASERVRSYKGIVAVAIWGVLSGLASSGIKKAPVAGSGLPDGASIMDPAQAGIWMASDTGMSYKGDTLVSFGFGIDLAKAASGYPAERIADICSANGESKKAIALHNHGVVFRGIPYNPTLDLNSQVKKIVSEGTFVDMRHLLDSTRLKRAKIGVAYIQDIVKEQ
- a CDS encoding DUF86 domain-containing protein, whose product is MIPISSHNLREPLNRILEESARVADLVRDKTFEEFVQEPATYATVVSCIQRIDEAAHGIPTIVRVKYALLPWNEIAALKAEFMEADAHLRPRVVWKISTEALPRIRPLVESLIDEIEK
- a CDS encoding DUF432 domain-containing protein; the protein is MFGRFPLDYSHDDQEIKIRLSDTGSLLKYERECRGSREERYLGRSFSAIHIYPVEPVNLPEPLTQYLEIAFPPVVLPPGAEQTVYVKFPVEIGVFLESNGKQSPLDVFSLVPVKFSLYGLPSSGLITRWFKSDIYPEIPSVDMYREGVMALTLKNCRTENAKVSRAVFDSSSMCLYYGTRVAMTATLEVFSEYLARTTFTDAAPPDCPNRAIDLYRASSFALSTTKGCFMEAGTS
- a CDS encoding META domain-containing protein, translating into MDEAEAPKVRSITTTLLTLALAGIAIVVVLVFFQGMTAQPQVLQASPNWTLVSCRDATGILIPAINNGEVTAQFNRDGNITGFSGCNRYVAAFIKNNDRIRITYPLHTDNTCSDAGLMQQEASLYRNLAAAASVNTGPSELDLLDANGATLLKFHRQ
- a CDS encoding STAS domain-containing protein; protein product: MEITITAQGVASVLAVCGRVDTVTAGDLESAINGLIEKGNRKLLLDFEGVSYISSGGLRVLLATAKKLRNDGDRYALCRLSPEVQKVMKLAGFTSIFSIYASPEEALAGW
- a CDS encoding META domain-containing protein; this translates as MGWKFWAVMGLIAILICLIAYFQIETANHPVPVSLAGTSWTLAYYSTGNSTLVPVTAATTATLEFGPGNTTGLSGFTGCNQYRYEYTLRASAFTVDRSSGTITKMNCPGQGIMQFESAYLENLKNTTSFSSRNDHLYLYDQNQKLLLIFTTATR
- a CDS encoding SagB/ThcOx family dehydrogenase — translated: MTDIVPIPGGAGREFMERTKYRYLGRSDQENGLPQPPLELPADPALPVIDLVPPEKIRVPPLDLRTAIERRHSVRSYERETLSLEELSYLLWCTQGVTHVHGTQATFRTVPSAGARHAFETYVLANDVEGLEPGLYRYLALSHRLSRGKADPALHAAVSHACFDQTFVMRCNAVFLWTAVPYRMTWRYGERGYRDLHLDAGHVCQNLYLAAEAVGCGVCAIAAFDDDAMAGILGIDGTNQFLIYLATVGKCGEDRT